Proteins from a single region of Chryseobacterium sp. W4I1:
- a CDS encoding response regulator transcription factor, with amino-acid sequence MSISIAIVEDEKNYNNALKKIINYQDDMKVVGQFFDGNTALKNLSDISPDVVMMDIQLQDMLGIEIIEKLKKDMPKTQFIMCTSFEDDEKIFNSLKAGAMGYLIKGESMDKILSSIRDVYNGGAPMSLSIARKVLSHFEKKLPEIKDFDELTSREKEILELLSQGLLYKEIADRKFISIDTVKKHVGNIYRKLHVSNKVEAINKFNHFKN; translated from the coding sequence ATGAGCATTTCCATCGCCATAGTAGAAGATGAAAAAAACTACAACAATGCGTTGAAGAAAATCATCAATTATCAGGATGATATGAAAGTCGTAGGTCAATTTTTTGATGGGAATACTGCGCTGAAAAATCTTTCCGATATTTCCCCTGATGTCGTTATGATGGATATACAGTTACAGGATATGCTGGGTATTGAAATTATTGAAAAGCTTAAGAAAGATATGCCAAAGACACAATTTATCATGTGTACCAGTTTTGAAGATGATGAAAAGATTTTTAATTCTTTAAAAGCTGGGGCAATGGGCTATCTCATCAAAGGAGAAAGTATGGACAAGATCCTTTCTTCCATCCGTGATGTATACAATGGTGGAGCTCCTATGAGCCTTTCTATTGCCCGAAAAGTTTTAAGCCACTTTGAAAAAAAACTTCCTGAAATTAAAGACTTTGATGAACTTACTTCGCGTGAAAAAGAAATTCTGGAACTCCTTTCTCAAGGCCTTCTGTACAAAGAAATTGCCGACAGAAAGTTCATCAGTATTGATACCGTAAAAAAACACGTAGGAAACATTTACAGAAAGCTGCATGTCAGCAATAAAGTTGAAGCCATCAATAAATTTAACCATTTTAAAAACTAA
- a CDS encoding sensor histidine kinase, with product MKNLPYEVKLTFAIFFCILILIILFIIFVIITYNRKQLIYIKEQQLKEAEYQNQLLQKELEKQKSIETERQRISHDMHDDLGAGISALKLQAEFLKQKAGNDDLQSDIDELLKTSEEMNLSMREMLWSLNSGNDTLGSFIDYAIPYADGFLKKTKIKLWSESIDIISDTPISTELRRNMFLCLKEAINNAYKHSHASSLKLSFLQEKNVFSMRISDDGDGIPEGHTEGNGLRNMKRRMQEQNGECHILKEKPGTEILFKTII from the coding sequence ATGAAAAATCTACCCTATGAAGTTAAATTAACCTTTGCCATATTTTTTTGTATATTAATTTTAATAATTCTTTTTATAATTTTTGTAATTATTACCTACAACAGGAAGCAGCTAATTTATATTAAAGAGCAGCAGCTCAAAGAAGCAGAATATCAAAATCAGCTTCTCCAGAAAGAACTCGAAAAACAGAAATCCATTGAAACGGAACGACAACGCATCTCCCACGATATGCATGACGACCTCGGAGCAGGTATTTCAGCGCTGAAGTTACAGGCGGAATTTCTCAAACAAAAGGCTGGAAATGATGATCTGCAAAGTGACATAGATGAGCTTTTAAAAACCTCAGAAGAAATGAACCTTTCCATGCGCGAAATGCTGTGGAGTCTGAATTCTGGAAATGATACCCTTGGAAGTTTTATTGATTATGCCATACCGTATGCAGACGGTTTTCTAAAAAAAACGAAAATAAAATTATGGTCAGAAAGTATTGATATCATCTCAGATACTCCCATTTCAACCGAATTGAGACGGAATATGTTTCTATGTTTAAAAGAAGCTATTAATAACGCTTATAAGCATAGCCACGCCAGTTCATTAAAGCTTTCTTTCTTACAGGAAAAGAATGTTTTTTCTATGCGAATTTCAGATGATGGTGATGGAATACCGGAGGGACATACTGAAGGAAACGGTCTCCGGAATATGAAAAGAAGAATGCAGGAGCAGAACGGTGAATGTCATATTTTAAAAGAAAAGCCAGGAACAGAAATTCTTTTTAAAACAATTATTTAA
- the eno gene encoding phosphopyruvate hydratase, whose protein sequence is MSAISFIEARQILDSRGNPTIEVDVFTESGAMGRAAVPSGASTGEHEAVELRDGGSEYMGKGVRKAVENVKEVIAENLIGQPVFEQNFIDQIMIDLDGTANKGNLGANAILGVSLAVAKAAAAELRIPLYKYVGGVNANTLPVPMMNVINGGSHSDAPIAFQEFMVMPVKAESFSDSLRKGTEIFHNLKAILHSRGLSTAVGDEGGFAPTFKGTEDALDTLLQAIEKAGYKPGDDIMLALDCAASEFYKDGIYDYRKFQTPDAAQFTSSEQVSYLAELAAKYPIISIEDGMQENDWEGWKMLTDKIGDRVQLVGDDLFVTNVERLSRGVKEGIANSILVKVNQIGSLSETMDAVQMAQNNKFTSVMSHRSGETEDSTIADLAVAMNCGQIKTGSASRSDRMAKYNQLLRIEEALGDTAIFPGLEAFKIKR, encoded by the coding sequence ATGAGTGCAATTTCTTTCATAGAAGCAAGACAAATTTTGGATTCCAGAGGTAATCCTACCATTGAAGTAGATGTATTTACGGAAAGCGGGGCCATGGGACGTGCTGCTGTACCTTCAGGAGCATCTACAGGTGAACATGAAGCAGTGGAATTACGTGACGGTGGTTCAGAATACATGGGAAAAGGGGTTAGGAAAGCTGTTGAAAATGTAAAAGAAGTAATTGCAGAAAACTTAATCGGGCAGCCGGTTTTTGAGCAGAACTTTATCGACCAGATCATGATTGATCTTGATGGAACTGCCAACAAAGGAAACCTTGGTGCCAATGCAATTTTAGGAGTTTCTTTAGCTGTGGCAAAAGCTGCTGCTGCTGAATTAAGAATTCCTTTATATAAATATGTAGGAGGTGTAAATGCAAACACACTTCCTGTTCCCATGATGAATGTAATCAATGGAGGATCTCACTCTGATGCGCCTATTGCATTCCAGGAATTTATGGTAATGCCGGTAAAAGCAGAATCTTTCTCTGATTCATTGAGAAAAGGAACTGAAATTTTCCACAATCTGAAAGCTATTCTTCATTCAAGAGGTCTTTCTACGGCTGTAGGTGACGAAGGAGGTTTTGCGCCAACTTTCAAAGGAACTGAGGATGCTTTGGATACCTTGCTTCAGGCTATCGAAAAAGCAGGTTATAAGCCTGGTGACGATATCATGTTAGCTCTTGACTGTGCAGCTTCAGAATTTTATAAAGACGGAATTTACGATTACAGAAAATTCCAGACTCCGGATGCAGCTCAGTTTACAAGCAGCGAGCAGGTTTCTTACCTTGCTGAATTGGCTGCTAAATATCCAATCATTTCTATTGAAGACGGTATGCAGGAAAATGACTGGGAAGGTTGGAAAATGCTTACTGATAAAATCGGTGACAGAGTACAGCTTGTAGGTGACGATTTATTCGTAACCAATGTAGAAAGATTATCAAGAGGGGTAAAAGAAGGAATTGCCAATTCAATCCTTGTAAAAGTAAACCAGATCGGTTCCCTTTCTGAAACAATGGATGCGGTACAAATGGCTCAGAATAACAAATTCACTTCAGTAATGTCTCACAGATCAGGAGAAACGGAAGATTCAACGATTGCAGACTTAGCAGTAGCGATGAACTGTGGACAGATCAAGACAGGATCTGCTTCAAGATCAGACAGAATGGCGAAGTATAACCAGCTTTTGAGAATCGAAGAAGCATTAGGTGATACTGCAATTTTCCCAGGCTTAGAAGCATTTAAAATTAAAAGATAA
- a CDS encoding citrate synthase, with protein sequence MSDNKVILNYDGNSYEYPIVDSTIGDRGIDISKLRDQTGLITLDLGYKNTGATISDITYLDGDQGELFYRGYPIEQIAEKSNFSEVMYLLLHGDLPTQDQFTSFNNNIKKYNFIADEMKKIIDVFPRSAHPMGVLSSLTSALTAFNPKAVNVNSKEEMDHAAELMIAKFSHLCAWTYRKTQGLPLNHGDNSLSYVENFYKMAFRLPNEEFEMNPVVVDALDKLLILHADHEQNCSTSTVRMVGSAHTGLFASISAGVSALWGPLHGGANQAVIEMLELIDKDGGDVNKWVAKAKDKNDSFRLMGFGHRVYKNFDPRAKIIKKAADDILAALGIQDKALDIAMQLEKVALEDEYFIERKLYPNVDFYSGIIYRALGIPTEMFTVMFALGRLPGWISQWKEMRIKGDPIGRPRQVYQGAQKRDYIDITNR encoded by the coding sequence ATGTCAGACAACAAAGTAATATTGAATTACGACGGTAATTCATATGAATATCCAATCGTGGATAGTACTATCGGAGACAGAGGGATTGATATTTCAAAATTAAGAGACCAGACAGGTTTGATCACTCTGGATTTAGGGTACAAGAACACCGGAGCTACCATTAGCGACATCACATACTTAGACGGAGACCAGGGGGAGTTATTCTACAGAGGTTATCCAATCGAACAGATTGCTGAGAAATCTAACTTTTCAGAAGTAATGTACCTTTTACTTCATGGTGACCTACCTACTCAGGATCAGTTTACTTCTTTTAACAACAATATTAAAAAATATAACTTTATAGCAGACGAAATGAAAAAGATCATTGATGTTTTTCCTCGTTCTGCTCATCCTATGGGAGTTTTATCTTCTTTAACTTCCGCTTTGACAGCTTTCAACCCGAAAGCAGTTAATGTAAACTCTAAAGAAGAAATGGATCATGCTGCAGAACTGATGATTGCTAAATTCTCTCATCTGTGTGCATGGACTTACAGAAAAACTCAGGGGCTTCCGCTTAACCACGGTGACAACAGCCTGAGCTATGTAGAGAACTTCTACAAAATGGCATTCAGACTACCAAATGAAGAATTTGAAATGAATCCTGTAGTGGTAGATGCTCTTGATAAACTATTAATCCTTCATGCAGACCACGAACAAAACTGTTCTACTTCTACTGTAAGAATGGTAGGTTCTGCTCACACAGGTCTTTTCGCTTCTATTTCTGCTGGTGTTTCCGCACTTTGGGGTCCTCTTCACGGAGGTGCTAACCAGGCGGTGATTGAAATGCTTGAATTGATCGATAAAGATGGAGGAGACGTTAATAAATGGGTAGCGAAAGCAAAAGATAAAAATGACAGCTTCCGTCTAATGGGCTTTGGACACCGAGTGTACAAAAACTTTGACCCAAGAGCGAAGATCATTAAAAAAGCAGCAGACGACATCCTTGCCGCATTGGGAATTCAGGATAAAGCACTTGATATTGCAATGCAGTTAGAAAAAGTAGCTCTTGAAGATGAATACTTCATCGAAAGAAAACTATATCCAAACGTAGATTTCTATTCAGGTATTATCTACAGAGCGTTAGGAATTCCTACAGAAATGTTTACTGTAATGTTTGCGCTAGGAAGACTTCCGGGATGGATTTCTCAGTGGAAAGAAATGAGAATAAAAGGAGACCCTATCGGAAGACCAAGACAGGTTTACCAAGGTGCTCAGAAAAGAGATTATATCGATATTACAAACAGATAA
- a CDS encoding AraC family transcriptional regulator, whose product MTFGQQMLFFFSAVGAFNGLLLGIYLLFVKKLKYLPDFFLGLILLTLSIRVGISVCIYFYPDLPRIIPHFGMAALFFTGPALYYYIRSSFLQEEFDLKQCRISFGVLTLFLAVIGVLYLFFPVSWDKYFGTLIYTVWSVYVLLSVYQYYILSKKTTNHFNKFILPVLASNVIIFLTYQLISTGWVQIYCAGGSLVFSFVLYANFLIIFSKKNDREYVKQAPKYTNKRISEELADSFVSKLERLMNAEELYKNPNLKLSDLATKMNISAHQLSQLLNDNLGKSFSTYINEYRINEACEKIENGSFLKIEEIGYEVGFNSKSTFFSTFKKIKNTTPLLYKQSQILSETRFQSSEL is encoded by the coding sequence ATGACTTTCGGACAGCAGATGTTATTTTTCTTCAGCGCGGTAGGAGCCTTTAATGGGTTGCTGCTCGGGATTTATCTTCTGTTTGTCAAAAAGCTCAAATACCTTCCGGATTTCTTCCTAGGTTTAATTTTATTGACGTTAAGCATCAGAGTTGGGATTTCCGTTTGTATTTATTTCTATCCGGACTTGCCGAGAATTATTCCCCATTTCGGAATGGCAGCACTGTTTTTTACAGGTCCCGCTTTATATTATTACATCAGATCATCATTTTTGCAGGAAGAGTTTGATTTAAAACAATGCAGAATTTCTTTCGGGGTGTTAACACTGTTTCTTGCTGTGATAGGTGTACTGTATTTATTCTTTCCGGTTTCTTGGGACAAATATTTCGGAACCCTTATTTATACCGTTTGGTCAGTATATGTTTTGCTTTCTGTATATCAGTATTATATTCTTTCAAAGAAGACGACTAACCATTTTAATAAATTTATTCTTCCGGTACTCGCTAGCAATGTGATTATTTTCCTGACATATCAGTTAATTTCTACAGGTTGGGTCCAAATTTACTGCGCTGGTGGAAGTCTTGTGTTTTCATTTGTATTGTATGCTAATTTTTTAATTATATTCAGTAAAAAGAATGATCGGGAATATGTGAAGCAAGCTCCAAAATATACCAATAAAAGAATTTCAGAAGAACTGGCAGATAGTTTTGTTTCAAAACTTGAACGACTGATGAATGCCGAAGAATTATACAAAAACCCAAACCTGAAATTAAGTGATCTGGCCACTAAAATGAATATATCTGCCCACCAGCTTTCCCAACTGCTGAATGACAATCTGGGTAAAAGCTTTTCAACCTATATCAATGAATACAGGATCAACGAAGCTTGCGAAAAAATAGAAAACGGTTCTTTCCTGAAGATTGAAGAGATTGGTTATGAGGTTGGGTTTAACTCCAAATCTACATTCTTTTCCACATTCAAAAAAATAAAAAACACAACTCCTCTTTTGTACAAACAGTCTCAAATTCTTTCCGAGACCAGGTTTCAGAGTTCAGAATTATAA
- a CDS encoding TonB-dependent receptor domain-containing protein, which translates to MNIKLWIFLLMLFLAFSGKAQQTVKGRILNSETKKEIFLAEISVLNKSDQRIIQKVYTDSLGSFQLHHLAPNSYFIIQKKDYETKEFEAAEQLSLIHLKPASQNISEVVIRGAARSIKLNEGNIVMSVSGNKDFKTSANLLEVLRKTPGVSIDQEGTIFLGGRITPAVFIDGKPIVMSAQELQAYLQSLSPEMVESIEVNGNPSSKYDAEFKGIIDIKLKRNGNLGWKGNYNGNTYVNKFSYRENALNIYYNSKKTAYSLQANYNNGISTYRYNALQRLANTNVMRTSTNQEDEGKVSGIQLGADFRINDKNRVGMNVRGNFRRSERTRSGSLYTTNQYGSQEIFNTESENPIDYSQENYGLTSDYSFQNKGFKLNFLGNYLTVKNRQKDDFINRDRSTTQLLSYWKSDMRNDIAIQTAQIDVSQKIESADIEAGIKYSSSDTNNNIRYDTLSVNDHFVVDPERSNMFSYKEKIWAGYLSYRQNFGKLQVNAGLRFENTHSTSDAVTKDSVVSRNYLEWLPSLSTSYIFNKSNELSLSYSRKITRPVFSQLNPFRVYYSPLNYWIGNPYLQPSFTSQIKLTYRYKSWVTSFTAGKEKDAMTRYPIYNPETNVLEYLGANLPYRKFASIETSFPVKLTKWWNVTTQLAGYYNDEYRPYLDEVFALKVYNYEVRVNQVFSLPKVYTVNIFANYESKTGNSLYIIKPRYTVDLSIQKSWFDNTLNTKIGYNNIFDSYNQQLEFRHKQIMDNRLVHWWDSSRLILSIGYSFGSSKYQTKELQKTEEENRAR; encoded by the coding sequence ATGAATATCAAACTATGGATTTTCCTGTTGATGTTATTTCTTGCGTTTTCAGGCAAAGCTCAGCAAACGGTAAAAGGAAGAATATTGAATTCGGAGACGAAAAAAGAAATTTTTCTTGCCGAAATTTCAGTATTAAATAAATCAGATCAAAGAATCATTCAAAAAGTTTATACAGATTCTTTAGGATCTTTTCAGCTTCATCATTTAGCTCCCAACTCTTACTTTATCATTCAGAAAAAAGATTATGAAACGAAAGAATTTGAAGCGGCAGAGCAACTTTCATTAATTCATTTGAAACCTGCATCACAGAATATTTCCGAAGTAGTAATTCGGGGAGCAGCCAGAAGCATAAAACTGAATGAAGGAAATATAGTGATGAGTGTTTCCGGAAATAAAGATTTTAAAACATCCGCTAATCTTCTGGAAGTTTTAAGGAAGACACCTGGCGTATCTATAGATCAGGAAGGCACTATTTTTCTTGGTGGAAGAATTACTCCTGCAGTTTTTATTGATGGAAAACCAATTGTCATGAGCGCCCAGGAACTACAGGCTTATCTTCAGTCACTGTCTCCTGAAATGGTAGAGTCTATTGAAGTAAATGGCAATCCATCTTCAAAATATGATGCCGAATTTAAAGGAATTATCGATATTAAACTGAAAAGGAATGGTAACCTTGGCTGGAAAGGAAATTACAATGGAAATACTTATGTCAATAAATTTAGTTACCGGGAAAACGCTTTAAATATTTATTATAATTCTAAAAAAACAGCGTATAGCCTGCAGGCAAATTATAATAACGGGATTTCAACCTATCGGTACAATGCATTACAGAGACTGGCGAATACCAATGTGATGCGGACAAGCACAAATCAGGAAGATGAAGGGAAAGTATCCGGTATTCAGCTAGGAGCCGATTTCAGGATTAATGATAAAAATAGGGTAGGCATGAATGTAAGAGGGAACTTCAGAAGAAGTGAACGAACCCGCTCAGGTTCCCTTTATACAACCAATCAATATGGTTCGCAAGAGATCTTTAATACGGAAAGTGAAAATCCGATAGATTATTCCCAGGAAAACTATGGTCTTACCTCTGATTATTCATTTCAAAATAAAGGATTTAAACTCAATTTTTTAGGAAATTATCTTACCGTTAAAAATAGGCAGAAAGATGATTTTATCAATAGAGACAGATCCACGACTCAGCTTTTATCTTACTGGAAATCTGACATGCGTAATGATATTGCTATCCAAACCGCCCAGATTGATGTTTCTCAAAAAATAGAGAGCGCAGATATTGAAGCTGGAATAAAGTATAGCAGTTCTGATACGAATAATAATATTCGATATGATACGCTGTCTGTAAATGACCATTTTGTAGTTGATCCCGAGCGAAGCAATATGTTTTCATATAAAGAAAAAATATGGGCAGGCTATCTCTCGTACAGGCAAAATTTTGGGAAACTTCAGGTGAATGCCGGATTAAGATTTGAGAATACCCACAGCACTTCAGATGCTGTTACTAAAGATTCCGTAGTGTCAAGAAATTACCTGGAATGGCTACCGTCTCTCAGTACATCCTATATTTTTAATAAATCTAATGAGCTGTCGCTTTCATACAGCAGAAAAATAACAAGGCCTGTATTTTCGCAGCTTAATCCATTCAGGGTTTATTACAGCCCTCTCAATTATTGGATAGGAAATCCCTATCTGCAGCCATCTTTTACCAGTCAGATCAAACTTACTTATCGTTATAAGAGTTGGGTTACAAGCTTTACTGCGGGAAAAGAAAAAGATGCCATGACGCGTTACCCCATTTACAATCCGGAAACCAATGTACTGGAATATCTTGGAGCCAATCTTCCTTACCGGAAATTTGCTTCTATAGAAACCAGCTTTCCTGTAAAGTTGACAAAATGGTGGAATGTTACTACTCAGCTTGCAGGATATTATAATGATGAATATAGACCGTACCTCGATGAAGTTTTTGCTTTAAAGGTCTATAATTATGAAGTAAGAGTAAATCAGGTTTTCTCTTTACCAAAAGTATATACCGTTAATATCTTTGCCAACTACGAATCTAAAACCGGAAATAGTCTGTACATTATAAAACCGAGATACACTGTAGATCTGTCAATTCAAAAATCATGGTTTGACAATACACTGAATACAAAGATTGGGTATAACAATATTTTTGATTCTTATAATCAACAATTAGAATTCAGGCATAAACAGATCATGGACAACCGTTTGGTTCATTGGTGGGACAGCAGTCGTCTGATTTTGTCAATAGGTTATAGCTTTGGAAGTTCAAAATACCAGACCAAAGAGCTTCAAAAAACAGAAGAAGAAAACAGAGCCCGTTAA
- a CDS encoding dimethylarginine dimethylaminohydrolase family protein, which yields MRLNIKNETGRLKSVVLGQPNSMGPIPTLEESYDAKSYYSIEHNMYPVEEDIINEMNAFEAVLKKYDVEVLRPSIIKDYNQVFSRDVAFVIDDKMIISNVIADRADEQEAYKKVFEKVAWRKIINLPETAHIEGGDVIVWDDFLFIGTCFSEDYRNYKTARTNEYAIEILKEYFPKKRIIDLELKKNDKIPFEGILHLDCTFNPVGKDKCLIYKNGFVDESDYRLIIDIFGEENCFHINDEEMFEMFPNIFSISPEVVVSDKTFTRMNNHLRNEWGMTVEEIPYREISKMGGLLRCSTMPLVRE from the coding sequence ATGAGACTAAATATTAAAAATGAAACGGGCAGGCTAAAATCGGTAGTTTTAGGCCAGCCTAATTCAATGGGACCCATTCCCACACTTGAGGAAAGCTATGACGCCAAGTCATATTACTCAATCGAACACAATATGTATCCGGTAGAAGAGGATATCATCAACGAAATGAACGCCTTTGAAGCAGTGCTGAAGAAATATGATGTAGAAGTACTTCGCCCAAGCATTATCAAAGATTACAACCAGGTGTTTTCAAGAGACGTAGCCTTTGTGATCGATGATAAAATGATCATCTCAAACGTGATCGCAGACAGAGCAGACGAGCAGGAGGCTTACAAAAAAGTATTTGAAAAAGTAGCCTGGAGAAAAATCATCAACCTTCCGGAAACCGCACACATCGAAGGTGGAGACGTGATCGTTTGGGACGATTTTCTTTTTATAGGAACCTGCTTCAGCGAAGACTACAGAAACTATAAAACAGCAAGGACCAACGAATACGCTATTGAAATTTTAAAAGAATACTTTCCGAAGAAAAGAATCATCGATCTTGAGCTTAAGAAAAACGATAAAATTCCGTTTGAAGGGATATTACATCTTGATTGCACATTCAATCCGGTAGGAAAAGATAAATGTCTTATTTATAAAAACGGTTTTGTTGATGAAAGCGATTATCGCCTGATCATTGATATTTTCGGTGAAGAGAACTGTTTTCACATCAATGATGAGGAAATGTTTGAAATGTTCCCGAATATTTTTTCCATTTCCCCGGAGGTCGTAGTATCAGATAAAACATTCACAAGAATGAATAACCACCTGAGAAACGAGTGGGGAATGACTGTAGAAGAAATCCCTTACAGAGAAATTTCAAAAATGGGCGGATTGTTGAGATGTTCTACAATGCCACTCGTGAGGGAGTAA
- a CDS encoding four helix bundle protein yields the protein MLTVKFHQDLKVFQQSFEIAMQIYTLSKSFPKEELYSLTDQIRRSSRSVSANISEAWGKRKYEKSFIAKLTDSEGEARETQTWLQFALAYNYINEEQFNNLNNQYNQIIGMLVNMMNQSESWCSFSPENKREENS from the coding sequence ATGCTGACAGTTAAGTTTCACCAGGATTTAAAAGTTTTTCAACAATCTTTTGAGATAGCAATGCAGATTTATACACTCTCAAAATCCTTTCCTAAAGAAGAGCTCTACTCCCTTACAGATCAAATCAGGAGATCATCAAGATCAGTGTCAGCTAATATAAGTGAAGCCTGGGGAAAAAGAAAATATGAAAAATCTTTTATTGCTAAACTTACAGATTCAGAAGGAGAGGCTAGAGAAACTCAAACCTGGCTTCAATTTGCCTTAGCTTATAATTATATTAATGAAGAACAATTTAATAATCTAAATAATCAATACAATCAAATAATAGGGATGTTAGTCAATATGATGAATCAGTCTGAAAGCTGGTGTTCATTTTCTCCGGAAAATAAGCGTGAAGAAAACTCATAA
- the ctlX gene encoding citrulline utilization hydrolase CtlX, whose amino-acid sequence MQTTDTVLMIEPIAFGYNAETAENNYFQVEQKGSDIQSKALAEFNTFVGKLRSKGVNVITIKDTLDPHTPDSIFPNNWVSFHKDGKVVLYPMFASNRRVERREDILETIKNQGFEVSEIDDWSFPETQGHFLEGTGSMIFDHDNKIAYGSVSLRLDEKLFREFCSKYGFAPVVFHSYQTVGTERLPIYHTNVMMCVADQFVVICLDCIDDELEREKVIEAIKNSGKQIIEISEEQMQQFAGNMLQVQNKDGQKFLVMSQTAYQSLAPEQIAAIEKYCEIIYSDLNTIEVNGGGSARCMLAEVFLPKK is encoded by the coding sequence ATGCAAACAACAGATACCGTATTAATGATAGAGCCGATTGCATTCGGTTACAACGCTGAAACAGCGGAAAACAATTATTTCCAGGTTGAACAGAAAGGTTCTGATATTCAATCTAAAGCTTTGGCAGAATTCAACACTTTTGTTGGAAAGCTGAGAAGTAAAGGAGTGAATGTGATCACCATAAAAGATACATTGGACCCACACACACCGGATTCTATTTTCCCAAACAACTGGGTAAGTTTCCATAAAGATGGAAAAGTGGTATTATACCCGATGTTCGCTTCAAACAGAAGAGTGGAAAGAAGGGAAGACATCCTGGAAACTATAAAAAACCAAGGATTTGAAGTATCTGAAATTGATGACTGGTCTTTCCCGGAAACTCAGGGTCATTTCCTGGAGGGAACCGGAAGTATGATTTTCGATCACGATAATAAAATCGCCTATGGTTCAGTTTCTTTACGTCTGGATGAAAAATTATTCAGAGAATTTTGTAGTAAGTATGGTTTTGCACCGGTGGTTTTCCATTCTTATCAAACAGTAGGAACGGAAAGGCTTCCTATTTACCATACCAATGTAATGATGTGTGTAGCCGACCAATTTGTGGTTATCTGTCTGGACTGTATCGATGATGAACTTGAAAGAGAAAAGGTAATAGAAGCTATCAAAAACTCAGGAAAACAGATCATAGAAATTTCAGAAGAGCAGATGCAGCAGTTTGCAGGAAATATGCTTCAGGTTCAGAATAAAGATGGACAGAAATTCCTGGTGATGAGCCAGACTGCTTATCAGTCTCTGGCCCCTGAACAGATTGCAGCTATAGAAAAATATTGTGAGATCATTTACTCAGATCTGAATACCATCGAAGTGAATGGGGGAGGAAGCGCAAGATGTATGCTTGCTGAGGTTTTTCTTCCGAAAAAGTAA